From a single Sphingobium lignivorans genomic region:
- a CDS encoding tetratricopeptide repeat protein, whose translation MTVTLLKIVGGAAAAALAASAAGAQSNEASGGYAAAAITSGQLDEAERILQPASRADANDPARLLNMATVYARTARFVEAREALARVQALPSEPLELANGNSYSSHAIAAAMLGRLEGRR comes from the coding sequence ATGACCGTCACACTGCTTAAAATCGTCGGAGGCGCCGCTGCCGCGGCCCTGGCTGCATCGGCCGCAGGAGCCCAGTCCAATGAGGCGTCGGGCGGTTATGCCGCCGCCGCCATCACCTCCGGGCAGCTCGATGAAGCGGAGCGCATTCTGCAGCCCGCGAGCCGCGCTGACGCCAACGATCCCGCCCGGCTTCTCAACATGGCCACCGTCTATGCGCGCACGGCGCGTTTCGTCGAGGCGCGTGAGGCGCTGGCCCGCGTCCAGGCCTTGCCGTCCGAGCCGCTGGAGCTGGCGAATGGCAACAGCTATTCCAGCCATGCGATTGCGGCGGCTATGCTGGGTCGGCTTGAGGGGCGCCGCTAG
- the gspF gene encoding type II secretion system inner membrane protein GspF, which translates to MPEFDYVVIDGTGREKRGLLRADSVNEARDALAAKKLFVVRIAEGRGASRGAAEAGKGRALSGRSLFTLERNRLSTKDLTLFTRQLSTLAQVSPLEEALRTITRQSEKQHVRDIVSRVHSGVVEGRSLGEAMATEPRSFPGLYRAMIAAGERSGSLPALTERLALLLERQSEMRSKMLTALAYPTVLAVFAVIVVVSLMIFVVPLVVEQFDTLGQQLPLLTRIVMGISNVLARWWWAILIVLGLLGFLGWRALRNEAVRLQADGMLLRTPFLGRLLRDLHAARMARTLATMVESRLPVMEGLALTVPTVHNRVLRAATAEIVEAVRGGGSLSAAMRRADVFPPLLVYLAASGESAGQLDLMLERAADYLEREFDGFTAAALSMLEPLIIIVMGGIVAIIILSILLPIMQLQNLTGAGV; encoded by the coding sequence ATGCCTGAATTCGATTATGTGGTGATCGACGGCACCGGGCGGGAGAAGCGCGGGCTGCTGCGGGCGGATTCGGTGAACGAGGCGCGCGATGCGCTGGCCGCGAAGAAGCTGTTCGTGGTGCGCATCGCGGAAGGGCGCGGCGCGAGCCGTGGCGCCGCCGAGGCAGGGAAGGGGCGCGCGCTCTCCGGCCGCAGCCTGTTCACGCTGGAGCGCAACCGCCTCTCCACCAAGGACCTCACGCTGTTCACGCGGCAGCTTTCCACGCTGGCGCAGGTCTCCCCGCTGGAGGAAGCGCTGCGCACCATCACGCGCCAGAGCGAGAAGCAGCATGTGCGCGACATCGTCTCGCGCGTGCATTCCGGCGTGGTCGAAGGGCGCAGCCTCGGCGAGGCGATGGCCACCGAACCCAGGAGCTTCCCCGGCCTCTACCGGGCGATGATTGCCGCCGGCGAACGCTCCGGGAGCCTGCCCGCCTTGACCGAACGGCTCGCCCTGCTGCTCGAACGGCAATCCGAAATGCGCTCCAAGATGCTGACGGCGCTGGCTTATCCCACGGTGCTCGCGGTGTTCGCCGTGATCGTGGTGGTGTCGCTCATGATCTTCGTCGTGCCGCTGGTGGTGGAGCAGTTCGATACGCTGGGGCAGCAATTGCCGCTGCTCACGCGGATCGTCATGGGCATTTCCAATGTGCTGGCGCGCTGGTGGTGGGCGATCCTGATCGTCCTGGGACTGCTGGGCTTCCTCGGCTGGCGCGCGCTGCGCAACGAGGCGGTGCGCCTGCAGGCGGACGGCATGCTGCTGCGGACGCCGTTTCTCGGCCGCCTGCTGCGCGATCTCCATGCCGCGCGCATGGCCCGCACGCTCGCCACCATGGTCGAGAGCCGGCTGCCGGTGATGGAAGGGCTCGCGCTCACCGTGCCGACGGTCCATAATCGCGTGCTGCGCGCGGCGACGGCGGAGATCGTCGAGGCCGTGCGCGGTGGCGGCAGCCTCTCGGCGGCCATGCGCCGGGCGGACGTCTTCCCGCCCCTGCTCGTCTATCTCGCTGCCAGCGGCGAGAGCGCGGGCCAGCTCGACCTCATGCTGGAGCGGGCCGCCGATTATCTGGAACGCGAGTTCGACGGCTTCACCGCCGCCGCGCTTTCCATGCTGGAGCCGCTGATCATCATCGTCATGGGTGGTATCGTGGCGATCATCATTCTCTCGATTCTGCTGCCGATCATGCAGCTGCAGAATCTCACAGGTGCCGGAGTCTGA
- a CDS encoding type II secretion system protein N, whose amino-acid sequence MRWTELIRRARRSRSPESSDLGQWIEAALLVMLLIQFARLLWALVTPVGLYGDWRAREPVVVSADARKALFAGFDPFFRAGVAAGAGEGGAQQVTSLPLQLFGISLNEASGGGSAIIASEGGEQTSYAVGDEIAPGVTLKSVQFDHVVIERGGVTETLYIDQSGGDGTDDAAGAPDGDAAADNAAQPNSGGGAGGLTPTAILGAVSMVPRSENGRVTGIVVGAQGDAGILSRAGFRPGDIIVQVSGQPVRSAGDIQALQESLRPGARLSLMVERGSATVPISLILPENR is encoded by the coding sequence ATGCGGTGGACCGAACTCATTCGGCGTGCGCGGCGGTCCCGATCGCCTGAATCGTCCGATCTCGGCCAGTGGATCGAGGCGGCGCTGCTTGTCATGCTGCTGATCCAGTTCGCTCGCCTGCTCTGGGCGCTGGTGACGCCGGTCGGCCTCTATGGCGACTGGCGCGCGCGCGAGCCGGTCGTGGTCAGCGCCGATGCCCGCAAGGCCCTGTTCGCCGGTTTCGATCCGTTCTTCCGCGCGGGCGTCGCGGCGGGGGCAGGCGAGGGCGGCGCGCAGCAAGTGACGTCCCTGCCGCTCCAGCTGTTCGGCATCAGCCTCAACGAGGCATCGGGCGGGGGATCGGCCATCATCGCCAGCGAAGGCGGCGAGCAGACCAGCTATGCGGTCGGCGACGAGATCGCGCCCGGCGTGACGCTCAAGTCCGTGCAGTTCGATCATGTCGTGATCGAGCGGGGCGGAGTCACGGAAACCCTCTATATCGATCAGTCGGGCGGCGACGGGACCGACGACGCAGCAGGCGCGCCGGATGGCGATGCCGCCGCCGACAATGCGGCGCAGCCCAACTCCGGGGGCGGCGCGGGCGGGCTCACCCCGACAGCGATCCTCGGCGCGGTGAGCATGGTGCCGCGCTCGGAAAATGGCCGGGTGACCGGCATCGTGGTCGGCGCGCAGGGCGATGCCGGCATTCTCTCGCGGGCGGGCTTCCGTCCGGGCGACATCATCGTGCAGGTGAGCGGACAGCCGGTGCGCTCGGCGGGCGACATCCAGGCTCTGCAGGAATCGCTTCGCCCCGGCGCGCGCCTGTCCCTCATGGTCGAGCGCGGCTCGGCCACCGTGCCCATTTCTCTCATACTTCCGGAAAATAGATGA
- a CDS encoding LemA family protein, giving the protein MASRHSPTRLLRAFVALLLPLALAACGINSVPTAEENAKAKWADVQAAYQRRADLIPNLVAVARNAANIEQSTLEGVIQARASATQVQLTPDDLSDPAKVEAFQSAQANVSSSLGRLLVTVEQYPELKSQARFADLMTQLEGTENRINITIRDYNAAVQDYNTRIRTFPEMIGAKLIHGAKPLTPFEAKAGADTAPDVGAMFNGS; this is encoded by the coding sequence ATGGCTTCCCGTCACTCTCCCACCCGTCTGCTCCGCGCTTTCGTCGCGCTGCTGCTGCCGCTGGCGCTCGCGGCTTGCGGGATCAATTCCGTGCCGACCGCCGAGGAGAATGCCAAGGCGAAATGGGCGGACGTGCAGGCGGCCTACCAGCGCCGGGCCGATCTCATTCCCAATCTCGTTGCCGTCGCGCGCAATGCCGCCAATATCGAGCAGAGCACGCTGGAAGGCGTGATCCAGGCCCGCGCCTCCGCCACGCAGGTCCAGCTCACGCCGGACGACCTGTCCGATCCCGCCAAGGTGGAGGCCTTCCAGTCCGCGCAGGCGAATGTCAGCAGCTCGCTCGGGCGCCTGCTCGTCACTGTCGAGCAATATCCCGAGCTCAAGAGCCAGGCGCGCTTCGCGGATCTCATGACGCAGCTTGAGGGCACCGAGAACCGCATCAACATCACCATCCGCGACTATAACGCGGCCGTGCAGGACTATAACACGCGCATCCGCACCTTCCCGGAGATGATCGGGGCGAAGCTCATCCATGGCGCCAAGCCGCTGACGCCGTTCGAGGCCAAGGCCGGCGCCGACACCGCGCCCGACGTCGGCGCGATGTTCAACGGAAGCTGA
- the mscL gene encoding large conductance mechanosensitive channel protein MscL yields the protein MLSEFKAFIARGNVLDLAVGVIIGAAFGAIVSSLTEDVIMPVIGLILGGLDFSNHFLVLGAAPEGTPRTLEAMKEANVAVLAYGSFVTAVIKFLILAFVIFLIVRQANRLLGRLKEEEKKEEAAAPSGPTEIELLAEIRDALKK from the coding sequence ATGCTCTCCGAATTCAAGGCATTCATCGCGCGCGGCAATGTGCTCGATCTGGCGGTCGGCGTCATCATCGGCGCGGCATTCGGCGCCATCGTCAGTTCGCTGACCGAGGACGTCATCATGCCGGTGATCGGCCTCATCCTGGGCGGTCTCGACTTCTCCAACCACTTCCTCGTGCTCGGCGCGGCGCCCGAAGGCACGCCCCGGACGCTCGAAGCGATGAAGGAAGCCAATGTCGCGGTGCTCGCTTATGGCAGCTTCGTCACGGCCGTCATCAAGTTCCTCATCCTCGCCTTCGTGATCTTCCTGATCGTGCGCCAGGCCAACCGCCTGCTGGGGCGGCTCAAGGAAGAGGAAAAGAAGGAGGAGGCAGCCGCCCCGAGCGGCCCCACCGAGATCGAGCTGCTGGCCGAAATTCGCGACGCGCTGAAGAAGTAA
- a CDS encoding prolyl hydroxylase family protein, whose product MSTSDAPLLATQPGIQRLPRPELVLFMKRDFLDAEACAGLIDRIDTNRRPSTIADDMGYEAFRTSETCDLDDADPFVAAINARLAAYAGLDPAHGEPLQGQRYGVGQEFKAHTDYFEPSGRDFATYCSRSGNRTWTLMVYLNEPGAGGATRFTKLGKTIQPETGKLVAWNNRLPDGRPNPASIHHGMKVRAGTKYIITKWYRERLWIG is encoded by the coding sequence ATGTCGACATCGGACGCGCCTCTTCTCGCCACTCAGCCGGGCATTCAGCGCTTGCCGCGGCCCGAGCTCGTCCTGTTCATGAAGCGCGACTTCCTGGATGCCGAGGCATGTGCCGGCCTGATCGACCGGATCGATACCAATCGCCGCCCGTCGACTATTGCCGACGACATGGGCTATGAGGCTTTCCGGACCAGCGAGACCTGCGATCTCGATGATGCCGACCCGTTCGTGGCGGCCATCAATGCCCGCCTCGCGGCTTATGCCGGCCTCGATCCCGCCCATGGCGAACCGCTGCAGGGCCAGCGCTACGGCGTCGGGCAGGAGTTCAAGGCTCATACCGATTATTTCGAGCCCAGTGGCCGCGACTTCGCGACTTACTGTTCCCGCTCGGGCAACCGGACATGGACGTTGATGGTCTATCTGAACGAGCCCGGCGCCGGTGGCGCCACGCGCTTCACCAAGCTGGGCAAGACCATCCAGCCGGAGACCGGGAAGCTCGTGGCCTGGAACAACCGCCTGCCCGACGGACGCCCCAATCCCGCGTCCATCCATCACGGGATGAAAGTGCGCGCGGGCACGAAATATATCATCACCAAATGGTATCGCGAGCGGCTCTGGATCGGCTGA
- a CDS encoding TonB-dependent receptor domain-containing protein → MLTPLRFAGLLLVTTALTTSAAWAQDTAGTGQSDTAGSPDLAQDDQPDISIPGGGEIIVTGRRSGNIERSAPAVVSVLSAESIARTGEGDIAGALARVTGLSVVGNGYVYVRGLGDRYSLALLNGSPLPSPEPLKRVVPLDLFPTNIVSSSMVQKSYSANFPGEFGGGVINLTTKAVPAESFLSVSGGLAFNSETTGRLGYTYYGSKSDWTGFDNGTRNAPPALAAFFKSGNRIGDVGVNHAEIIGQIANANNAVLQRNHDMPPSGSVSMSAGTSVDVGGATLGVIATAGWSSKWRTRDITQQNAASQDLSELARDVRRVVTDNRVVVNGLLGFGAEFGEQKLRWTNLYVRDTVKQARLGIGKNNENRPDWDFLDQDTAWYERQLIDTQVVGEFRFGDLSVDLRGSYANSQREAPYELSYTYVRTNGANDPLGNLFVNRLDGNQGSASFAFSDLNEDLLSGGIDLSYPILPTVRATIGYAYTKTIRTSERREFIVRSQPDMPIEIGLLRPDYLLGQAPAEYFRYRLLENTESDPAFRARLKTHAGYAQLQAGLADGLDLNAGVRYERGYQSVRPVQVFTVPVNSSPSNALKNDYWLPTATLTYSFGDMQVRANASKTIARPQFRELIFQQYYDPDSNVIYQGNPLLQDSELFNAEVRYEWYFAREQRFSLAGFYKKIDRPIEAYVSRVGGAVDLTGFANAPEASLYGAEMELQKYFPIADTDHRLVTVLNYTYTQSELKVGEDETVEIYGVGSQPARNYFRDGAPLTGQSDHLVNLQLGFEDTSRLSQQTLLINYASKRVTRRGSTGLPDIVEKPDFTLDFVARQGVSLGKLAGELKVEVRNITNTKYQEVQENETNRIYYNLYRPGTSFEASFSVQF, encoded by the coding sequence ATGTTGACGCCGCTCAGGTTCGCGGGTCTGCTGCTTGTGACCACTGCCTTGACCACCTCCGCCGCCTGGGCGCAGGACACGGCCGGCACCGGACAATCCGACACGGCCGGTTCGCCCGACCTGGCTCAGGACGATCAGCCGGACATTTCCATCCCCGGCGGCGGCGAGATCATCGTGACGGGGCGGCGCTCCGGCAATATCGAGCGCAGCGCGCCCGCCGTGGTCTCGGTGCTCTCGGCAGAATCGATCGCGCGCACGGGCGAAGGCGACATCGCCGGCGCGCTCGCCCGCGTGACGGGCCTCAGCGTGGTCGGCAACGGCTATGTCTATGTCCGCGGCCTTGGCGATCGCTACTCGCTCGCCCTGCTCAACGGCTCGCCGCTGCCCAGCCCGGAGCCGCTCAAGCGCGTCGTGCCGCTCGACCTGTTCCCCACCAACATCGTCTCCTCCTCGATGGTGCAGAAGAGCTACTCCGCCAATTTCCCCGGCGAGTTCGGCGGCGGCGTCATCAATCTCACCACCAAGGCCGTGCCCGCCGAGAGCTTCCTCAGCGTCTCGGGCGGCCTCGCGTTCAACAGCGAGACGACCGGGCGGCTCGGCTACACCTATTACGGCTCCAAGAGCGACTGGACGGGCTTCGACAACGGCACCCGCAATGCCCCGCCGGCGCTCGCCGCCTTCTTCAAGAGCGGCAACCGGATCGGCGACGTCGGCGTCAACCATGCCGAGATCATCGGCCAGATCGCCAATGCGAACAACGCCGTCCTCCAGCGCAATCACGACATGCCGCCGAGCGGCAGCGTCTCGATGAGCGCGGGCACCAGCGTCGATGTGGGCGGGGCCACGCTCGGCGTGATCGCGACCGCCGGCTGGAGCAGTAAATGGCGTACGCGCGACATCACCCAGCAGAACGCCGCCAGCCAGGACCTTTCCGAGCTCGCCCGCGACGTGCGCCGGGTGGTGACCGACAATCGCGTGGTCGTGAACGGCCTACTCGGCTTCGGCGCCGAGTTCGGCGAGCAGAAGCTGCGCTGGACCAATCTCTATGTGCGCGACACGGTGAAGCAGGCGCGCCTGGGCATCGGCAAGAACAACGAGAACCGTCCGGACTGGGATTTTCTCGATCAGGATACCGCCTGGTACGAACGCCAGCTCATCGACACGCAGGTGGTGGGCGAATTCCGCTTCGGTGATCTCAGCGTGGACCTTCGCGGCAGCTACGCCAATTCGCAGCGCGAGGCACCCTACGAACTCTCCTACACTTATGTTCGCACCAATGGCGCCAATGATCCGCTCGGCAATCTCTTCGTGAACAGGCTGGACGGCAACCAGGGCTCGGCGAGCTTTGCCTTCTCGGACCTCAACGAGGATCTGCTCTCGGGCGGCATTGACCTGAGCTACCCGATCCTGCCCACCGTCCGCGCGACCATCGGCTATGCCTATACCAAGACGATCCGCACGTCCGAGCGTCGCGAGTTCATCGTGAGGTCGCAGCCGGACATGCCGATCGAGATCGGGCTGCTGCGCCCCGATTATCTGCTCGGGCAGGCCCCGGCCGAGTATTTCCGCTACCGGCTGCTGGAAAATACCGAGAGCGATCCCGCATTCCGCGCACGGCTGAAGACGCATGCAGGCTATGCGCAGCTGCAGGCCGGGCTGGCCGACGGGCTCGATCTCAATGCGGGCGTCCGCTACGAGCGCGGTTACCAGTCGGTGCGCCCGGTGCAGGTGTTCACTGTTCCGGTCAACAGCAGCCCCTCCAACGCGCTGAAGAACGACTACTGGCTGCCGACCGCGACGCTGACCTATTCCTTCGGCGACATGCAGGTGCGCGCGAACGCATCCAAGACCATCGCGCGGCCGCAGTTCCGCGAGCTGATCTTCCAGCAATATTATGATCCGGACAGCAACGTCATTTATCAGGGCAATCCGCTGCTGCAGGACAGCGAGCTGTTCAACGCCGAAGTGCGCTACGAATGGTATTTCGCGCGCGAGCAGCGCTTCTCGCTCGCCGGCTTCTACAAGAAGATCGATCGTCCGATCGAGGCCTATGTGTCGCGCGTCGGCGGCGCGGTGGACCTGACCGGTTTTGCCAACGCGCCGGAAGCGTCGCTCTACGGCGCCGAGATGGAGCTGCAGAAATATTTCCCGATCGCGGACACCGATCACCGGCTCGTGACCGTGCTCAACTATACCTATACCCAGTCCGAGCTGAAGGTGGGCGAGGACGAGACGGTGGAGATCTACGGTGTGGGCTCGCAGCCCGCGCGCAACTATTTCCGCGACGGCGCGCCGCTCACCGGCCAGTCCGATCACCTCGTCAATCTCCAGCTCGGCTTCGAGGACACCAGCCGCCTCTCGCAGCAGACGCTGCTCATCAACTATGCGAGCAAGCGCGTGACACGGCGCGGCTCCACCGGGCTGCCGGACATCGTCGAGAAGCCTGACTTCACGCTGGATTTCGTGGCGCGCCAGGGCGTCAGCCTCGGCAAGCTGGCCGGCGAACTGAAAGTGGAGGTGCGCAACATCACCAACACGAAATATCAGGAAGTGCAGGAGAACGAGACGAACCGGATCTACTATAATCTGTACCGGCCCGGGACCAGCTTCGAGGCGTCCTTCAGCGTACAGTTCTGA
- a CDS encoding GspE/PulE family protein → MIDPSRNDPEVPPGEGPDRAVLPIDIPYGFARRHGVVITSLATGDDPAERITIALREGADPRVLVEVRRHLARSFDVTIASAQAFEKHLSDHYAMEGSAAAMAGSLAMGGDDLDFIAGDLPTAEDLLDSGDDAPAIRLINGIIAEAARQGVSDIHIEPYETGLVVRMRMDGVLRETLRMPAHVAPVVVSRVKVMARLDIAERRVPQDGRIGLTLGGKMLDVRVSTLPSRAGERVVLRILDKENAGISLDILGLTGIADSVFRSALGEPNGIILVTGPTGSGKTTTLYAGLRQLNDGSRNILTVEDPVEYAIEGVGQTQVNAKVGLSFAAGLRAILRQDPDVVMVGEIRDRETAEIAVQASLTGHLVLSTVHTNDAVGAITRMRDMKVEPFLLASTLRAVIAQRLVRRLCPHCREQVQADKSVSALLGIDEGALIYRPRGCEHCTGSGYKGRVGVFEAIRVDDTIRRMINEGGDESLIARHAFLHAPNLVSSARALVLGGETSAEEAIRISRRETIDA, encoded by the coding sequence ATGATCGATCCGTCCCGGAACGATCCCGAAGTGCCTCCCGGCGAGGGACCGGACCGGGCCGTGCTGCCGATCGACATTCCCTATGGCTTCGCGCGCCGGCACGGCGTGGTCATCACGTCGCTGGCGACCGGCGACGACCCCGCCGAGCGGATCACGATCGCCCTGCGCGAAGGCGCGGACCCGCGCGTGCTCGTGGAGGTGCGGCGGCATCTGGCGCGCAGCTTCGATGTGACCATCGCCAGCGCGCAGGCCTTCGAGAAGCATCTTTCCGACCATTATGCGATGGAAGGCTCGGCCGCCGCCATGGCCGGATCGCTGGCCATGGGCGGGGACGACCTCGATTTCATCGCCGGCGACCTGCCGACCGCCGAGGACCTGCTGGACAGCGGCGACGACGCGCCCGCCATCCGCCTCATCAACGGCATCATCGCGGAAGCCGCGCGGCAAGGCGTCTCCGACATCCATATCGAGCCCTATGAGACCGGTCTCGTGGTGCGCATGCGCATGGACGGCGTGCTGCGCGAGACGCTGCGCATGCCGGCCCATGTCGCGCCCGTGGTGGTCAGTCGGGTGAAGGTCATGGCCCGGCTGGACATCGCCGAGCGGCGCGTGCCGCAGGACGGGCGCATCGGCCTGACGCTGGGCGGCAAGATGCTGGACGTGCGCGTCTCCACGCTGCCGAGCCGGGCCGGCGAACGGGTGGTGCTGCGTATCCTGGACAAGGAGAATGCGGGCATCTCGCTCGATATTCTCGGCCTCACCGGCATTGCCGACTCCGTGTTCCGCAGCGCGCTGGGCGAGCCCAACGGCATCATCCTCGTCACCGGCCCGACCGGCAGCGGCAAGACGACGACGCTTTATGCCGGGCTGCGTCAGCTCAACGACGGCAGCCGCAACATCCTCACCGTCGAGGACCCGGTGGAATATGCCATCGAAGGCGTCGGGCAGACGCAGGTGAACGCCAAGGTGGGCCTCTCCTTCGCGGCGGGGCTGCGCGCTATCCTGCGGCAGGACCCCGACGTGGTGATGGTCGGCGAAATCCGCGACCGGGAGACGGCCGAGATCGCGGTGCAGGCATCGCTCACCGGCCATCTCGTGCTCTCCACCGTGCACACCAATGATGCGGTGGGCGCGATCACGCGCATGCGCGACATGAAGGTGGAGCCATTCCTGCTCGCTTCCACCCTGCGCGCGGTGATCGCGCAGCGGCTGGTGCGGCGGCTGTGCCCCCATTGCCGCGAACAGGTCCAGGCGGACAAGTCGGTCAGTGCGCTGCTCGGCATCGACGAAGGCGCGCTCATTTATCGCCCGCGCGGCTGCGAGCATTGCACCGGCAGCGGCTACAAGGGCCGCGTCGGCGTGTTCGAGGCGATCCGCGTCGACGACACCATCCGCCGGATGATCAACGAGGGCGGCGATGAATCGCTGATCGCCCGCCATGCCTTCCTCCATGCGCCCAATCTCGTCTCCTCGGCGCGGGCGCTGGTGCTGGGCGGCGAGACGAGCGCGGAGGAAGCGATCCGGATCTCGCGCCGCGAAACGATCGATGCCTGA
- the gspD gene encoding type II secretion system secretin GspD, with translation MTVLPKFRRFAGTAVLALLCAVPALGQLSLNVRDADIRAFIQDAARVTGRTFIIDNRVQGKVSVVTDRPLSRSEYFEIFLSTLRANGLVAVPATGGAFRIQPAEGVAGQPGQVGGSAHRNQFVTEVIRLRSIDAQSALETLRPLVSRDGSITANRSGRSIVVADYADNITRIRQVLAQVDTDGSSTTLIALKNAGAREIAQSLQALVAGGGEGAPAGATVVAIDSSNSIAIRGDATTVSRLSAMVRELDTRAATGTEIRVYWLQHADADKMVPVLQQLLGQAAATGGSTAATNGAGGGNGGNTPPPAAATAVSATSGEGGVAGRGPAVVTRYDGANAVIVAANGDTQRMLGEVIRQLDTRRDQVLVEAIIVEIGNNAARQLGVQFLIGSTKTGFAATNYSNAQPNILTLAGAIAADRLSTQETVVVAPDGTRTTTTTTENGGLVSELQGAAVDSLRSARGGFGGIATEIGKNGIFGAIINAVQADTESNVLSTPSITTLDNQQARMLVGQEVPVATGEALSPNFDNQFRTVQRQNVGIMLDVTPQVSSDGTIKLFLKQEVSSVAGPVSNDSSDLIINKREFETTVLVDDGDILAIGGLLDDNERRTIEKIPLLGDLPLLGNLFKSRSRARAKTNLMVFIRPTILSSKADAQELTARRYGYIRGRQALANPGVEPSIDELVRDYMGAALPVSATARPDDQVIDGRITPIEETRSQAVVTTQDEKGGQK, from the coding sequence ATGACAGTCCTGCCAAAATTCCGCCGATTTGCCGGAACTGCCGTTCTCGCGCTGCTGTGCGCAGTGCCGGCGCTGGGACAGCTGAGCCTCAATGTCCGGGACGCGGACATCCGCGCCTTCATCCAGGATGCCGCGCGCGTCACGGGGCGCACGTTCATCATCGACAACCGGGTGCAGGGCAAGGTCTCGGTCGTCACGGACCGTCCGCTCAGCCGCTCGGAATATTTCGAGATCTTCCTCTCCACGCTGCGGGCCAACGGGCTGGTGGCAGTGCCCGCGACGGGCGGGGCGTTTCGCATCCAGCCGGCGGAAGGCGTCGCGGGGCAGCCGGGGCAGGTCGGCGGCTCGGCGCATCGCAACCAGTTCGTGACCGAAGTCATCCGCCTGCGCTCCATCGATGCCCAGTCCGCGCTCGAGACGCTGCGGCCGCTGGTCAGCCGGGACGGTTCGATCACCGCGAACCGCTCCGGACGGTCGATCGTCGTGGCGGACTATGCCGACAATATCACGCGGATCCGGCAAGTGCTGGCGCAGGTCGATACGGATGGCTCGTCCACCACGCTCATCGCGCTCAAGAATGCCGGGGCGCGGGAGATCGCCCAGTCCCTGCAGGCGCTCGTCGCCGGGGGCGGGGAAGGCGCGCCGGCGGGCGCGACCGTGGTCGCCATCGACAGCTCGAACAGCATCGCGATCCGGGGCGACGCCACGACCGTCTCGCGCCTCTCGGCCATGGTGCGCGAACTCGATACGCGTGCCGCCACGGGCACGGAAATCCGCGTCTACTGGCTGCAGCATGCCGATGCCGACAAGATGGTGCCGGTGCTCCAGCAACTGCTCGGCCAGGCCGCCGCCACGGGCGGATCGACGGCCGCAACCAATGGCGCGGGTGGTGGCAATGGCGGGAACACGCCGCCGCCGGCCGCCGCGACGGCGGTCTCCGCGACATCGGGCGAGGGCGGCGTGGCCGGCCGCGGCCCCGCGGTCGTGACCCGCTATGATGGCGCGAACGCCGTAATCGTTGCCGCCAATGGCGACACCCAGCGGATGCTGGGCGAAGTGATCCGCCAGCTCGACACGCGCCGGGACCAGGTGCTGGTCGAGGCGATCATCGTCGAAATCGGCAACAATGCGGCGCGGCAGCTGGGCGTGCAGTTCCTCATCGGCAGCACCAAGACCGGCTTTGCCGCCACCAACTATTCGAACGCCCAGCCCAACATCCTGACGCTCGCCGGTGCCATCGCGGCGGACCGGCTCAGCACGCAGGAAACGGTGGTCGTGGCGCCGGACGGCACGCGCACGACGACGACGACGACGGAGAATGGCGGCCTCGTCAGCGAACTGCAGGGCGCCGCAGTCGACTCGCTGCGCAGCGCGCGCGGCGGCTTCGGCGGGATCGCCACGGAGATCGGCAAGAACGGCATCTTCGGCGCCATCATCAACGCGGTGCAGGCGGATACGGAAAGCAATGTGCTTTCCACGCCCTCGATCACCACGCTGGACAACCAGCAGGCCCGCATGCTCGTGGGCCAGGAAGTGCCGGTGGCGACCGGCGAGGCGCTCAGCCCCAATTTCGACAATCAGTTCCGCACCGTGCAGCGCCAGAATGTCGGCATCATGCTGGACGTGACGCCGCAGGTCAGCTCGGACGGCACGATCAAACTCTTCCTCAAGCAGGAAGTGAGCAGCGTCGCCGGGCCGGTCTCCAACGACAGCAGCGACCTCATCATCAACAAGCGCGAGTTCGAGACGACCGTGCTGGTCGACGATGGGGATATCCTCGCCATCGGCGGCCTGCTGGACGACAATGAGCGGCGCACCATCGAGAAGATCCCGCTGCTGGGCGACCTGCCGCTGCTGGGCAATCTCTTCAAGTCGCGCAGCCGGGCGCGGGCGAAGACCAATCTGATGGTCTTCATCCGGCCGACGATCCTCAGCAGCAAGGCGGACGCGCAGGAACTGACGGCACGGCGCTACGGCTATATTCGCGGGCGGCAGGCGCTCGCCAATCCCGGCGTGGAACCATCCATCGACGAACTCGTCCGTGATTATATGGGCGCCGCGCTGCCGGTGAGCGCCACGGCGCGCCCGGACGACCAGGTGATCGACGGGCGCATCACGCCCATCGAGGAAACGCGCTCCCAGGCGGTGGTGACCACCCAGGACGAGAAAGGCGGGCAGAAATGA